Proteins encoded within one genomic window of Sphingomonas sp. NBWT7:
- a CDS encoding integration host factor subunit beta, which produces MIRSELVQLLVDENPSLSVRDVEALVATFFDEIVRRLAEDGRVELRGFGAFSTRARDARTGRNPRTGETVDVTAKRVPYFKPGKEMRARLNV; this is translated from the coding sequence ATGATCCGGTCGGAATTGGTGCAGCTGCTGGTCGACGAGAATCCCAGCCTGTCGGTGCGCGACGTCGAAGCGCTGGTTGCGACGTTCTTCGATGAGATCGTCCGGCGGCTGGCGGAGGATGGCCGCGTCGAACTGCGTGGGTTCGGCGCCTTTTCCACCCGGGCCCGCGATGCGCGTACGGGGCGCAACCCCCGCACCGGCGAGACGGTCGACGTGACGGCCAAGCGCGTGCCTTATTTCAAGCCCGGCAAGGAGATGCGGGCGCGCCTCAACGTCTGA
- a CDS encoding entericidin A/B family lipoprotein has product MKKKIGLALGLTTALILSACNTVDGAGRDLKSAGDAVSDASGKDGK; this is encoded by the coding sequence ATGAAGAAGAAGATCGGCCTCGCGCTTGGCCTCACCACGGCGCTGATCCTTTCGGCCTGTAACACCGTCGACGGCGCCGGCCGCGACCTCAAGTCCGCCGGCGACGCGGTGTCCGACGCATCGGGCAAGGACGGCAAGTAA
- the rpsA gene encoding 30S ribosomal protein S1, which yields MATQPTPTRDDFAAMLDDMFGGADSFEGRVVHGTVTAIENDMAVIDVGLKSEGRVPLREFAPAPGQKAELKVGDEVEVYVDRVENMHGEAMLSRDRARREAAWDKLETEFAKTARVEGVIFGRVKGGFTVDLNGAVAFLPGSQVDIRPVRDVTPLMDIPQPFQILKMDRKRGNIVVSRRAVLEETRAEQRSGLIQSLAEGQIIDGVVKNITDYGAFVDLGGIDGLLHVTDLSYKRVQHPSEMINIGDTVKVQIIRINKDTQRISLGMKQLESDPWDGASAKYPVGAKLSGRVTNITEYGAFVELEPGIEGLVHVSEMSWTKKNVHPGKIVSTSQEVDVVVLEVDADKRRISLGLKQAQQNPWERFAAEHPVGTTVEGEVKNATEFGLFIGLDNDVDGMVHMSDIAWGVSGEDALNLHRKGETVQAIVLDVDAEKERISLGMKQLERGAPVAGGAAAAGDRLGKNQITTVTVLEVRDAGLEVQAGDDGATGFIKRTDLGRDRDEQRPERFQVGQKFDAMVTGFDRSKKPTFSIKAMQISEEKQAVAQYGSSDSGASLGDILGEALKARQSKD from the coding sequence ATGGCGACCCAGCCAACCCCAACCCGTGATGATTTCGCGGCGATGCTCGATGACATGTTCGGCGGCGCCGACAGCTTCGAGGGCCGCGTGGTGCATGGCACCGTGACCGCGATCGAGAACGACATGGCCGTGATCGACGTCGGCCTGAAGAGCGAGGGCCGCGTACCGCTGCGCGAGTTCGCGCCGGCGCCGGGCCAGAAGGCCGAGCTGAAGGTCGGCGACGAAGTCGAAGTCTATGTCGACCGCGTCGAGAACATGCACGGCGAAGCGATGCTGTCGCGTGACCGCGCGCGCCGCGAAGCCGCCTGGGACAAGCTGGAAACCGAATTCGCCAAGACCGCGCGCGTCGAGGGCGTGATCTTCGGCCGCGTGAAGGGCGGCTTCACCGTCGACCTGAACGGCGCCGTGGCCTTCCTGCCGGGCAGCCAGGTCGACATCCGTCCGGTGCGTGACGTCACGCCGCTGATGGATATCCCGCAGCCGTTCCAGATTCTGAAGATGGACCGCAAGCGCGGCAACATCGTCGTGTCGCGCCGCGCGGTGCTGGAAGAGACCCGCGCCGAGCAGCGGTCGGGCCTGATCCAGAGCCTCGCCGAGGGTCAGATCATCGACGGCGTCGTCAAGAACATCACCGATTACGGTGCGTTCGTCGACCTGGGCGGCATCGACGGCCTGCTGCACGTCACCGACCTCAGCTACAAGCGCGTCCAGCACCCGTCCGAGATGATCAACATCGGCGACACGGTGAAGGTGCAGATCATCCGCATCAACAAGGACACGCAGCGCATCTCGCTCGGCATGAAGCAGCTCGAGAGCGATCCGTGGGATGGCGCATCGGCCAAGTATCCGGTCGGCGCGAAGCTGTCGGGCCGCGTCACGAACATCACCGAATATGGTGCGTTCGTCGAGCTGGAGCCGGGCATCGAGGGCCTGGTGCACGTCAGCGAAATGTCGTGGACCAAGAAGAACGTCCACCCGGGCAAGATCGTCTCGACCTCGCAGGAAGTCGACGTGGTGGTGCTCGAGGTCGACGCCGACAAGCGCCGCATCTCGCTTGGCCTGAAGCAGGCGCAGCAGAACCCGTGGGAGCGCTTCGCTGCCGAGCATCCGGTCGGCACGACCGTCGAGGGCGAAGTCAAGAACGCCACCGAGTTCGGCCTGTTCATCGGCCTCGACAACGACGTCGACGGCATGGTCCACATGTCCGACATCGCGTGGGGCGTGTCGGGTGAGGACGCGCTCAACCTGCACCGCAAGGGTGAGACCGTTCAGGCGATCGTACTCGACGTCGATGCCGAGAAGGAGCGTATCAGCCTTGGCATGAAGCAGCTCGAGCGCGGCGCGCCTGTGGCGGGCGGCGCGGCGGCTGCCGGCGATCGTCTGGGCAAGAACCAGATCACCACCGTCACCGTGCTCGAAGTCCGCGACGCGGGCCTCGAGGTTCAGGCGGGCGACGATGGCGCGACCGGCTTCATCAAGCGTACCGATCTCGGCCGCGACCGCGACGAGCAGCGTCCAGAGCGGTTCCAGGTCGGCCAGAAGTTCGACGCGATGGTGACGGGTTTCGACCGTTCGAAGAAGCCAACCTTCTCGATCAAGGCGATGCAGATCTCCGAAGAGAAGCAGGCCGTGGCGCAGTACGGCTCGTCCGACTCGGGCGCGTCGCTCGGCGACATCCTTGGCGAGGCGCTCAAGGCGCGCCAGAGCAAGGACTGA
- a CDS encoding TIGR02300 family protein, with the protein MIKPEWGTKRTCPKCATRFYDLQKDDPVTCIECGFAFVPEPILKSKQPMPFEAAKAEKTPDSDLAGDDENDLVADEDEEPSADDEVDLGGDDDLGVETQTDDDDNN; encoded by the coding sequence ATGATTAAGCCGGAATGGGGCACGAAGCGGACGTGCCCGAAATGCGCCACGCGTTTCTATGATCTGCAAAAGGACGATCCGGTCACGTGCATCGAATGCGGCTTCGCATTCGTGCCCGAGCCGATCCTGAAATCGAAGCAGCCGATGCCATTCGAGGCCGCCAAGGCCGAGAAGACCCCTGACAGCGATCTGGCGGGTGACGACGAGAACGATCTGGTCGCGGACGAAGACGAGGAGCCCAGCGCCGACGATGAGGTCGATTTGGGCGGCGACGACGATCTCGGCGTCGAGACGCAGACGGACGACGACGACAACAATTGA
- the aroA gene encoding 3-phosphoshikimate 1-carboxyvinyltransferase → MPHPPAPPANLPADQRHGAHEATVHAAATLRGRIRVPGDKSISHRALMLSALAVGESCVEGLLEGEDVLATAAAMRAMGATITRGEDAVWRINGVGVGGLLQPAGALEMGNSGTSTRLLMGLVASHPITATFTGDASLSGRPMKRVIDPLASMGADITASPGGRLPLMVRGLCPAVPISYELPVASAQVKSAVLLAGLNTPGITRVIEPVATRDHSERMLEGFGATIEVETTNRGRIISITGEAELRPQTIVVPGDPSSAAFFMVAASVVPGSDVVVENVGLNPTRAGLLTALRLMGADITELVPRTVGGEPVADLRVRHAPLTGIEVPHDLAPAMIDEYPALFVAAAFASGRTIARGADELRVKESDRIAAMKAALDACGVSTAEYPDGLTIEGSGGEPIAGGARIASRLDHRIAMSMAIAGLHARSPVTIDDASPVATSFPGFFALLETLGGTVSWT, encoded by the coding sequence ATGCCGCACCCCCCTGCCCCGCCCGCCAATCTTCCTGCCGATCAGCGCCACGGCGCACACGAGGCGACCGTCCACGCCGCCGCCACGCTGCGCGGGCGGATCCGCGTGCCGGGCGACAAATCGATTAGCCATCGCGCGCTGATGCTCTCCGCGCTGGCAGTGGGCGAGAGCTGCGTCGAGGGGCTGCTGGAAGGCGAGGATGTGCTCGCCACCGCCGCCGCGATGCGCGCGATGGGCGCGACGATCACGCGCGGCGAGGATGCGGTCTGGCGCATCAACGGCGTCGGCGTCGGCGGGCTGCTGCAGCCGGCAGGCGCGCTCGAAATGGGCAATTCGGGCACGTCGACGCGGCTGCTGATGGGGTTGGTCGCCAGCCATCCGATCACCGCCACCTTCACCGGCGACGCCTCGCTCTCCGGCCGGCCGATGAAGCGCGTGATCGATCCGCTGGCGAGCATGGGGGCGGACATCACCGCCAGCCCCGGCGGCCGATTGCCGCTGATGGTGCGCGGCCTGTGCCCGGCGGTGCCGATCAGCTACGAGCTCCCGGTCGCATCCGCACAGGTAAAGTCGGCGGTACTGCTGGCTGGCCTCAACACGCCGGGCATCACGCGCGTGATTGAGCCGGTGGCGACGCGCGACCACAGCGAGCGAATGCTGGAAGGGTTCGGCGCGACGATCGAGGTCGAGACGACCAACCGGGGCCGGATCATCTCGATCACGGGCGAGGCGGAGCTGCGGCCGCAGACGATCGTCGTGCCGGGCGATCCCTCGTCCGCTGCCTTCTTCATGGTCGCCGCGAGCGTCGTGCCGGGCAGCGACGTGGTCGTCGAGAACGTCGGGCTCAACCCGACGCGTGCCGGGCTGCTGACCGCGCTTCGGCTGATGGGGGCCGACATCACCGAACTCGTCCCGCGCACTGTCGGCGGCGAGCCGGTGGCGGACCTGCGCGTACGGCACGCGCCGCTGACGGGGATCGAGGTGCCGCACGATTTGGCGCCGGCGATGATCGACGAATATCCCGCGCTGTTCGTTGCGGCGGCGTTCGCCAGCGGACGCACGATCGCGCGCGGCGCGGACGAATTGCGCGTCAAGGAATCGGATCGCATCGCGGCAATGAAGGCCGCGCTCGACGCTTGCGGCGTCAGCACCGCCGAGTATCCCGATGGGCTGACGATCGAGGGCAGCGGCGGCGAGCCGATCGCGGGCGGCGCACGGATCGCCTCGCGTCTCGACCATCGTATCGCGATGAGCATGGCGATCGCTGGACTTCACGCCCGTTCGCCGGTCACCATCGACGACGCGAGCCCGGTCGCGACGAGCTTTCCCGGCTTCTTCGCGCTGCTCGAGACGCTGGGAGGGACGGTCAGCTGGACGTGA
- a CDS encoding PAS domain S-box protein has translation MLKTLRETADLRHLRQIIAGLDEGVILIDPDQSLLWANDAALRMHGVDSLDALGATVDDYRARFRLRYRNNHRLEADDYPIERVVAGDSFSEVVVEVTVAGEDKPRWVHQVRSLVLNDADEDEPSCVVLVIQDVTARYEAEDRFEQSFNANPAPAVICRLADLRYIKVNQGFLDMTGFAKDEVLCKTVYDIDVLREATQRDLGKERLTEGRTIPQMEASLDLPGGAKLVIVAGQPIDLGDQPCMLFTFADLEPRRKAESALRHSEERFTRTFQMAPVPMAIGSRDGHRLCEVNQSFAALTGYGATEIIGRALGDVALWATDTVRRDIEGAIERGEDLRGHEAAIGAKEGGRIDCLVSTEAITIGDDACVLWAFQDITQRKATELELVEAIEAVMKDTSWLSRSIMDKLARLRAPIPDETGVGLKDLTAREREVLALICRGLDDKTIARTLDVSGNTVRNHVARIYAKIGVNRRTAAAAWARARGFESDTVAAGLIREHSA, from the coding sequence ATGTTGAAGACGCTCCGCGAGACGGCCGATCTGCGCCACCTGCGCCAGATCATCGCCGGGCTCGACGAAGGAGTGATCCTGATCGATCCCGACCAGAGCCTGCTTTGGGCGAACGACGCCGCGCTGCGCATGCACGGTGTCGACAGCCTCGACGCGCTCGGGGCAACGGTCGACGATTATCGCGCGCGCTTTCGACTGCGCTACCGCAACAATCACCGGCTCGAGGCGGACGATTATCCGATCGAGCGCGTCGTCGCCGGTGATAGTTTTTCCGAAGTCGTCGTCGAAGTGACCGTCGCGGGCGAGGACAAGCCGCGCTGGGTCCACCAGGTGCGCAGCCTCGTCCTCAACGACGCCGACGAGGACGAACCGTCGTGCGTCGTGCTGGTGATCCAAGACGTCACCGCGCGATATGAGGCGGAGGACCGCTTCGAACAGTCGTTCAACGCCAACCCCGCGCCGGCGGTGATCTGCCGGCTCGCCGACCTGCGCTACATCAAGGTCAACCAGGGATTCCTGGACATGACCGGCTTCGCCAAGGACGAAGTGCTGTGCAAGACTGTGTATGACATCGACGTCCTGCGCGAGGCGACGCAGCGCGATCTCGGCAAGGAACGGCTTACCGAGGGCCGCACGATCCCGCAGATGGAGGCATCACTCGATCTGCCCGGCGGTGCGAAGCTCGTCATCGTCGCGGGGCAGCCGATCGACCTTGGCGATCAGCCGTGCATGCTCTTCACCTTCGCGGATCTCGAGCCGCGGCGAAAGGCGGAGTCGGCGCTGCGCCACAGCGAGGAGCGCTTCACCCGCACCTTTCAGATGGCGCCGGTGCCGATGGCGATCGGTTCGCGCGACGGGCATCGCCTTTGCGAGGTGAACCAGAGTTTCGCGGCGCTGACCGGCTACGGCGCGACCGAGATCATCGGCCGCGCGCTTGGCGACGTCGCGCTGTGGGCGACCGATACGGTGCGACGCGACATCGAGGGGGCGATCGAGCGCGGCGAGGATCTGCGCGGGCACGAAGCGGCGATCGGCGCGAAGGAGGGCGGGCGAATCGACTGCCTCGTTTCGACGGAGGCGATCACGATCGGCGACGATGCCTGCGTCCTGTGGGCGTTTCAGGACATCACCCAGCGCAAGGCCACCGAACTCGAACTGGTCGAGGCGATCGAGGCGGTGATGAAGGACACCAGTTGGCTGAGCCGGTCGATCATGGACAAGCTGGCCCGGCTGCGCGCGCCGATCCCGGATGAGACGGGCGTCGGGCTGAAGGACCTGACCGCGCGCGAGCGCGAGGTGCTGGCGCTGATCTGCCGCGGGCTGGACGACAAGACCATCGCGCGCACGCTCGACGTGTCGGGCAACACCGTGCGCAATCACGTCGCGCGCATCTACGCCAAGATCGGCGTCAACCGTCGCACGGCCGCCGCCGCCTGGGCGCGCGCGCGCGGCTTCGAGAGCGACACGGTCGCCGCCGGGCTGATCCGGGAGCATTCGGCATGA
- a CDS encoding YeiH family protein has protein sequence MTRYPTLPLAADLYNDLEPSPKASWRDLVPGLMVAVLATMAAAFVADHYGAPLTLMALLIGLALNFLGADPRMGPGLGFASKTLLRWGIVLVGARITMGQIVGLGPMTLLAVMVILLVTLGSGVLIARALGLGSAFGTLAGGAVAICGASAAMALATTLGEKRANQAQLALVLVVISAASASAMFLYPTLAHQLGLSDRQAGFMLGASIHDVAQALGAGYSYSDGAGQIAAIVKLTRVALLAPVLALVAAFFRPEDGKKTGITLPWFVVGFFVFAGINSLGVIPAVASRGAQDVATACLACAVAATGIRAPMSSLLETGIKPILVIVTASLVALALSLGGAMILL, from the coding sequence ATGACTCGATACCCCACCCTCCCCCTCGCCGCGGATCTGTACAACGATCTCGAGCCGTCGCCCAAGGCGAGCTGGCGCGATCTGGTACCGGGGCTGATGGTCGCGGTGCTGGCGACGATGGCGGCGGCGTTCGTCGCCGATCACTATGGCGCGCCGCTGACGCTGATGGCGCTGCTGATCGGGCTGGCGCTCAACTTCCTCGGCGCCGATCCGCGCATGGGGCCGGGGCTCGGCTTCGCGTCCAAGACGCTGCTGCGCTGGGGCATCGTGCTGGTCGGCGCGCGGATCACGATGGGGCAGATCGTCGGGCTCGGGCCGATGACGCTGCTGGCGGTGATGGTGATCCTGCTGGTGACGCTGGGCAGCGGCGTGCTTATCGCGCGCGCCCTGGGGCTGGGCAGCGCGTTCGGCACGCTGGCGGGCGGCGCGGTAGCGATCTGCGGCGCGTCCGCGGCGATGGCGCTGGCGACGACGCTGGGCGAGAAGCGCGCCAACCAAGCGCAGCTCGCGCTGGTGCTGGTCGTGATCTCGGCGGCGAGCGCGAGCGCGATGTTTCTCTACCCTACCCTGGCGCATCAGCTTGGGCTCAGCGACCGGCAGGCGGGCTTCATGCTCGGCGCGTCGATCCACGACGTCGCGCAGGCGCTGGGCGCGGGCTACAGCTATTCGGATGGCGCAGGGCAGATTGCCGCGATCGTCAAGCTGACGCGCGTCGCGCTGCTCGCGCCGGTGCTCGCGCTTGTTGCCGCATTTTTCCGACCCGAGGATGGCAAGAAGACAGGAATCACACTGCCGTGGTTCGTCGTCGGCTTCTTCGTCTTTGCCGGGATCAACTCGCTCGGCGTCATTCCGGCGGTGGCCAGTCGCGGCGCGCAGGATGTTGCGACGGCATGTCTCGCCTGTGCCGTCGCGGCGACGGGGATCCGTGCGCCGATGAGTTCGCTACTGGAAACCGGGATCAAGCCGATTTTGGTAATCGTCACCGCGTCACTGGTCGCGCTGGCGCTGTCGCTGGGCGGCGCGATGATCCTATTGTGA
- a CDS encoding alpha/beta hydrolase translates to MIDRRGLIAGIAASLAAAPAFARVLDRPVRTAMVPVPGGRIFVRVDGDLAAKRPPVVMIHGGPGGTHAGFLEALALADERAVILYDQLDSGRSDRPGDPANWRVARFVDELDAIRRALGIARWHVLGASWGGTIALEYGARRPAALAGLALASPLVSTRTWLADAQALIGDLPPAVRTQLRQCGALTELVPPPACDAPTAAFYAAYGRREAAAADVAAYRRVVPGSNQALYRAMWGASEFVSTGTLKDYDGEPLLAKLEGKRTLFLCGQYDEARPVTTAGFAERVPGAEFAVVPGAGHGLFNDRPAETVALVRGWLARQDALA, encoded by the coding sequence GTGATCGATCGCCGGGGCCTGATCGCCGGGATTGCCGCCAGCCTCGCCGCAGCGCCGGCGTTCGCACGCGTGCTCGATCGGCCGGTACGCACCGCGATGGTACCGGTACCGGGCGGGCGGATCTTCGTTCGCGTCGACGGCGACCTCGCCGCGAAGCGCCCGCCGGTGGTGATGATCCACGGCGGGCCGGGCGGGACGCACGCCGGCTTCCTCGAGGCGCTGGCGCTCGCCGACGAGCGCGCGGTGATCCTGTACGATCAGCTCGATTCGGGGCGCTCGGACCGCCCGGGCGATCCGGCGAACTGGCGTGTCGCGCGCTTCGTCGACGAGCTTGACGCGATCCGGCGGGCGCTCGGCATCGCGCGCTGGCACGTGTTAGGCGCTAGCTGGGGCGGCACGATCGCGCTGGAATATGGCGCGCGGCGGCCGGCGGCGCTGGCCGGGCTCGCGCTCGCCAGCCCGCTCGTGTCGACGCGCACTTGGCTTGCCGACGCGCAGGCACTGATCGGCGATCTGCCGCCGGCGGTCCGGACGCAGCTTCGGCAGTGCGGCGCGCTGACTGAGCTAGTGCCGCCACCGGCGTGCGACGCGCCGACTGCCGCCTTCTACGCCGCTTACGGCCGACGCGAGGCAGCCGCCGCCGACGTCGCGGCCTATCGCCGCGTGGTGCCGGGATCGAATCAGGCGCTGTACCGCGCGATGTGGGGCGCGAGCGAGTTCGTCTCCACCGGCACGCTCAAGGATTACGACGGCGAGCCGCTGCTCGCCAAGCTGGAAGGAAAGCGTACCTTGTTCCTTTGTGGCCAATATGACGAGGCGCGTCCCGTCACCACCGCCGGCTTCGCCGAGCGCGTGCCGGGCGCCGAGTTCGCCGTCGTGCCGGGCGCCGGACACGGGCTGTTCAACGATCGGCCGGCGGAGACGGTGGCGCTGGTGCGCGGCTGGCTCGCGCGGCAGGACGCGCTGGCATGA
- a CDS encoding site-specific integrase, producing the protein MAKFVKMTRDNVRKLITGKPIAEHGIVVQRTKKGDLRYSINVMVDGERIHRVIGTDSEGVTREQAERAIEQFRTQAREGRLNLPAGRKLHLSFAEAAKGYLERMEQTGGRNLKSKTRHINAHLVPAFGSVRADRLTDFQVQQYTRKRLEVVKQPTVNRELATLSHALKRFVQWKWIKHDDAPRIVKGLEPRKKIAVLDEQHATALMEAAKVDSDSRLWLFVAFGLNAAMRHAEILRVRYDHIDFANCRIFIPDAKAGEREQPITSSLANHLRSQLAVDGESADWVFPSVGKTARQPHRTSLAVPFKRAVIRAGLLPGKVTPHVMRHTAITRLVKAGVDLPTVQKISGHKTLAMVLRYAHVHGRHIDQAIAVLDANERSTATPVLHAA; encoded by the coding sequence ATGGCGAAGTTTGTAAAGATGACGCGTGATAACGTACGTAAGCTCATTACCGGGAAGCCCATTGCCGAACACGGGATCGTCGTTCAACGAACGAAGAAGGGCGACCTGCGGTACAGCATCAACGTGATGGTCGATGGTGAACGCATTCACCGGGTGATCGGTACCGACAGCGAGGGTGTCACACGCGAGCAAGCGGAACGCGCTATCGAGCAGTTCAGAACGCAAGCGAGGGAAGGGCGCTTAAACCTACCGGCAGGACGTAAGCTGCATCTAAGCTTCGCGGAAGCCGCTAAGGGCTACCTAGAACGGATGGAGCAGACCGGCGGGCGAAACCTCAAATCGAAAACCCGCCACATCAATGCGCACCTTGTTCCGGCGTTCGGAAGCGTGCGGGCTGATCGCCTTACCGACTTTCAGGTGCAGCAGTACACCCGGAAGCGCTTGGAGGTTGTGAAGCAGCCAACCGTCAATCGCGAGTTGGCTACCCTCTCCCATGCCTTGAAGCGGTTCGTGCAATGGAAGTGGATCAAGCACGACGATGCGCCGCGGATCGTAAAAGGATTAGAGCCTCGCAAGAAAATCGCTGTTCTTGATGAGCAGCACGCAACGGCGTTGATGGAAGCCGCCAAGGTCGATTCCGACTCGAGGTTGTGGCTTTTCGTTGCGTTCGGACTGAACGCGGCGATGCGTCACGCCGAAATCCTGCGGGTTCGATACGACCATATCGACTTCGCGAACTGTCGCATCTTCATCCCGGATGCGAAAGCGGGCGAGCGCGAGCAGCCGATCACTTCTAGCCTCGCGAATCACCTACGGAGCCAGTTGGCAGTCGATGGCGAATCGGCAGATTGGGTGTTCCCATCAGTTGGAAAGACGGCGCGTCAGCCGCACCGAACGAGCCTAGCGGTTCCATTCAAGCGAGCGGTGATTCGGGCCGGTTTGCTGCCGGGCAAGGTCACCCCGCACGTCATGCGGCATACGGCGATAACAAGGTTGGTGAAGGCTGGTGTCGACCTTCCCACCGTACAGAAGATCAGCGGTCATAAAACGCTCGCGATGGTTCTTAGGTACGCTCACGTTCACGGTCGCCATATCGACCAAGCGATTGCGGTATTGGACGCAAACGAGCGTTCCACAGCTACACCAGTTTTACACGCAGCCTGA
- the cmk gene encoding (d)CMP kinase, which produces MIIAVDGPAASGKGTIAKALARHYRLPHLDTGLLYRAVGATVARLELDPTKEADAVAACDFDELTLADPALRDDDMGKLASIVSAHPLVRAALLQRQKRFAHQEGGAVLDGRDIGTVIAPDAQAKLFVRATPTIRARRRHNELLSRGSAASFDQVLGDIRARDQRDSSRAAAPLVPASDAALLDTSFLSIEASVEKAIALVEARRGG; this is translated from the coding sequence ATGATCATCGCCGTCGACGGGCCCGCCGCGTCGGGCAAGGGCACGATCGCCAAGGCGCTCGCCCGCCATTACCGGCTGCCGCATCTCGACACCGGGCTGCTGTATCGCGCGGTCGGCGCGACGGTGGCACGATTGGAACTCGATCCGACCAAGGAAGCCGATGCCGTCGCGGCGTGCGACTTCGACGAATTGACGCTCGCCGATCCCGCGCTGCGCGACGACGACATGGGCAAGCTCGCGTCGATCGTCTCGGCGCACCCGCTGGTGCGCGCAGCGCTGCTCCAGCGGCAGAAGAGGTTCGCGCATCAGGAGGGCGGCGCGGTGCTCGACGGACGCGATATCGGTACCGTCATCGCCCCCGATGCGCAGGCCAAGCTGTTCGTGCGCGCAACGCCGACGATCCGCGCGCGCCGCCGCCACAACGAGCTCTTGTCGCGCGGATCGGCGGCGTCGTTTGATCAGGTGCTCGGCGACATTCGGGCGCGCGACCAGCGCGACAGCTCCCGCGCCGCCGCGCCGCTGGTGCCGGCGAGTGACGCCGCGCTGCTCGACACCAGTTTCCTGTCGATCGAGGCATCGGTCGAGAAGGCGATCGCGCTGGTCGAGGCGCGGCGCGGCGGCTGA
- a CDS encoding AlpA family transcriptional regulator, whose product MTVIESTTVRITPDGRMNRRDAASYLGLSYRTLGNWSSRGIGPASVRVGGRRFYRVADLDAFIGAQG is encoded by the coding sequence ATGACTGTGATTGAGAGTACCACCGTGCGCATTACACCTGACGGGCGGATGAACCGTCGTGACGCAGCGTCTTATTTGGGATTGTCTTACAGGACGCTAGGGAATTGGAGCAGCCGTGGCATTGGACCGGCGAGCGTTCGCGTCGGTGGCCGCCGGTTCTACCGCGTTGCCGATCTTGACGCCTTCATCGGTGCGCAGGGCTAA
- a CDS encoding CsbD family protein, which translates to MNKHEVRGGVRYVGGKAEKLVGDVIDDRNWQVDGVVDQVAGAVQHTYGRAVSVAEDAIETAPGALRDAIDDVQVRAAPAVAAARQGARSLADEIRDNPALWAAGAALGGYALGWLIHRPRG; encoded by the coding sequence ATGAACAAGCATGAGGTGCGCGGCGGCGTGCGCTATGTCGGCGGGAAGGCCGAGAAGCTCGTCGGCGACGTGATCGACGATCGCAACTGGCAGGTCGACGGCGTCGTCGATCAGGTGGCGGGCGCCGTCCAGCATACCTATGGTCGCGCCGTCAGCGTCGCCGAGGATGCGATCGAAACCGCGCCCGGCGCATTGCGCGACGCGATCGACGACGTGCAGGTGCGCGCCGCGCCGGCGGTGGCGGCGGCAAGGCAGGGGGCGCGTTCGCTTGCCGACGAGATCCGCGACAATCCGGCGCTGTGGGCCGCCGGCGCAGCGCTGGGCGGCTATGCGCTCGGCTGGCTGATCCACCGGCCGCGCGGCTGA